In one Nocardioides sp. NBC_00368 genomic region, the following are encoded:
- a CDS encoding carbohydrate ABC transporter permease gives MSSTVPSAVRRPRRARGRIGGHGWVAPVLLILPTVIVIGVFVYGLIGSNIHTSLQDRHNIGPSQGFAGLENYRDLFTDDDFIYSLRNLLLYTATFLVGTLCLGFLWAWLLERKARGESLFRAIYLFPMAVSFVASGVVWRWLLNNAEGDRASGLNRLFGTLHLDFLQNPWWTNERWGILAIAVPAIWQLSGYVMALFLAGFRGIPEELREAARMDGASEWQLYRHVIFPQLSPVALSAIIIIGHMSLKVFDLIMAIAGQTNYTTQVPATQMWIEFTRGDYAKSAAIGTILLVIVAILIVPYLVSTYRQERRR, from the coding sequence ATGTCCTCCACGGTGCCCAGCGCCGTCAGGCGACCCAGACGGGCAAGGGGCCGCATCGGCGGCCACGGGTGGGTCGCCCCGGTACTCCTGATCCTGCCGACCGTCATCGTCATCGGCGTCTTCGTCTACGGCCTCATCGGGTCCAACATCCACACCTCCCTGCAGGACCGCCACAACATCGGTCCGTCCCAGGGCTTCGCGGGTCTGGAGAACTACCGCGACCTGTTCACCGACGACGACTTCATCTACTCCCTGCGCAACCTGCTGCTCTACACCGCGACGTTCCTCGTCGGCACCCTGTGCCTGGGGTTCCTGTGGGCGTGGCTGCTCGAGCGCAAGGCCCGCGGCGAGTCGCTGTTCCGGGCCATCTACCTGTTCCCGATGGCGGTCTCGTTCGTCGCCTCCGGTGTGGTGTGGCGCTGGCTGCTCAACAACGCCGAGGGCGACCGTGCCTCCGGCCTGAACCGGCTCTTCGGGACCCTCCACCTCGACTTCCTGCAGAACCCGTGGTGGACCAACGAGCGGTGGGGCATCCTGGCGATCGCCGTCCCCGCCATCTGGCAGCTGAGCGGCTACGTGATGGCGCTCTTCCTGGCCGGCTTCCGCGGGATCCCCGAGGAGCTGCGCGAGGCGGCCCGGATGGACGGCGCCTCGGAGTGGCAGCTCTACCGCCACGTCATCTTCCCGCAGCTGAGCCCGGTCGCCCTCTCCGCGATCATCATCATCGGCCACATGTCGCTGAAGGTCTTCGACCTGATCATGGCGATCGCGGGCCAGACGAACTACACGACCCAGGTGCCCGCCACCCAGATGTGGATCGAGTTCACCCGTGGCGACTACGCCAAGTCGGCCGCCATCGGGACGATCCTCCTCGTCATCGTGGCCATCCTGATCGTTCCCTACCTCGTCTCCACCTACCGTCAGGAGCGTCGCCGATGA
- a CDS encoding ABC transporter ATP-binding protein, translating into MSDHQITAEDLVLAYGDRVVADGLTTEIPSGKVTTIIGPNGCGKSTFLRAVARLLRPRSGQVLLDGKAITSMRTREVAKVLGMLPQSPTAPEGLTVADLVAKGRHPHQSWLRQWSSDDETEVEAALRLTGMHELAARPVDELSGGQRQRAWISMALAQETDILLLDEPTTYLDLAHQVEVLDLVDKLHADLDRTVVMVLHDLNLAVRYSDHLIVMREGRIVTSGPPEELITAELLRDVFGLDSQVLADPVSGRPMIVPIGVRRSAPTVQH; encoded by the coding sequence ATGAGCGATCACCAGATCACGGCCGAGGACCTGGTGCTCGCCTATGGCGACCGGGTCGTCGCCGACGGTCTCACCACCGAGATCCCCTCGGGCAAGGTCACCACGATCATCGGCCCCAACGGCTGCGGCAAGTCGACCTTCCTGCGCGCGGTCGCGCGGCTGCTCAGGCCCAGGTCCGGGCAGGTGCTGCTCGACGGCAAGGCGATCACCTCGATGCGTACGCGTGAGGTGGCGAAGGTGCTCGGCATGCTGCCGCAGTCGCCGACCGCCCCCGAGGGCCTGACCGTCGCCGACCTCGTGGCCAAGGGCCGTCACCCGCACCAGTCGTGGCTGCGGCAGTGGTCCAGCGACGACGAGACCGAGGTGGAGGCGGCGCTGCGGCTGACCGGGATGCACGAGCTCGCGGCGCGCCCCGTGGACGAGCTCTCCGGTGGTCAGCGCCAGCGGGCGTGGATCTCGATGGCGCTGGCGCAGGAGACCGACATCCTGCTGCTCGACGAGCCCACGACGTACCTCGATCTGGCCCACCAGGTCGAGGTGCTCGATCTCGTCGACAAGCTCCACGCCGACCTGGACCGCACCGTCGTGATGGTCCTCCACGACCTCAACCTCGCGGTCCGCTACAGCGACCACCTGATCGTCATGCGCGAGGGGCGCATCGTCACCTCCGGTCCGCCGGAGGAGCTCATCACCGCCGAGCTGCTCCGTGACGTCTTCGGGCTCGACAGCCAGGTGCTCGCCGACCCGGTCTCGGGTCGCCCGATGATCGTGCCGATCGGCGTACGCCGCTCGGCGCCCACCGTCCAGCACTGA
- a CDS encoding FecCD family ABC transporter permease: MRLSDLASGEAVSARADHTRVQVPRGPAPLGLRAAAAIVDLALVALPLAVGALVVHSLRDANGGGTVDRVVFGGFALAVAAAVLVWNRGLAQGRRGASTGMAWLGLIARGHDGRPLGVRRSLLFAPRQVVRRVTAMDEGFAAIEVDLPPAKLRLRRVTGLLALLVLLVVLLLASVAVGSRPLSFGEIWHGLIPPYDTIPTEADLIVRDLRTPRTLLGLVTGIALGLAGGLIQGHTRNPLADPGILGVSAGAACAVVLAITFLGVTSAVGYIWFALAGALITSLVVFGLSAAGGGSPSPVSLVLGGAAVAAFLSAVTSAVVLLDQTTLDAYRFWIVGSVAGRGLEILLPLLPFFALGFVLALVNAPGLNVLSLGEEVARSLGTSVALNRIVGVAAITLLAGAATAACGPIAFIGLAVPHIARAFTGPDYRWLLPCSALVGAIMLITCDILGRVAARPGELQVGIVLALVGSPFFIALVRRRKLVTL; encoded by the coding sequence GTGCGTCTCAGTGACCTCGCCTCGGGCGAGGCCGTCTCGGCGCGCGCGGATCACACCAGGGTGCAGGTCCCGCGCGGGCCGGCGCCGCTCGGGCTCCGTGCGGCAGCGGCGATCGTCGACCTGGCTCTGGTGGCGCTGCCGCTGGCCGTCGGCGCGCTGGTCGTCCACTCGCTGCGCGACGCCAACGGCGGCGGCACGGTGGACCGCGTGGTCTTCGGCGGCTTCGCACTCGCCGTCGCCGCGGCCGTCCTCGTCTGGAACCGCGGCCTCGCCCAAGGTCGACGCGGAGCCTCGACGGGCATGGCCTGGCTCGGGCTGATCGCCCGAGGCCACGACGGCCGGCCCCTCGGCGTACGCCGCAGCCTGCTGTTCGCGCCGCGACAGGTCGTGCGCCGGGTGACCGCCATGGACGAGGGCTTCGCTGCCATCGAGGTCGATCTCCCTCCGGCGAAGCTGCGGCTGCGCCGGGTCACCGGCCTGCTCGCGCTGCTGGTCCTCCTCGTCGTCCTGCTCCTGGCGAGCGTGGCCGTCGGTTCGCGGCCGCTGAGCTTCGGCGAGATCTGGCACGGCCTGATCCCGCCCTACGACACGATCCCGACCGAGGCCGACCTGATCGTCCGCGACCTGCGTACGCCTCGAACCCTCCTCGGCCTCGTCACCGGCATCGCGCTCGGGCTCGCCGGCGGGCTCATCCAGGGGCACACCCGCAACCCGCTCGCCGACCCGGGCATCCTCGGCGTCAGCGCCGGTGCCGCCTGTGCCGTCGTCCTGGCGATCACGTTCCTCGGCGTGACGAGCGCGGTCGGCTACATCTGGTTCGCGCTCGCCGGTGCGCTGATCACCAGCCTCGTGGTCTTCGGGCTCTCCGCGGCCGGTGGCGGCAGCCCCTCACCGGTCTCGCTCGTCCTCGGCGGTGCGGCGGTGGCCGCCTTCCTCTCGGCCGTCACCTCGGCCGTGGTGCTGCTCGACCAGACGACGCTCGACGCGTACCGCTTCTGGATCGTCGGTTCCGTCGCCGGCCGGGGACTCGAGATCCTGCTGCCGCTGCTGCCCTTCTTCGCCCTCGGCTTCGTGCTCGCCCTGGTCAACGCGCCCGGCCTGAACGTCCTCAGCCTCGGCGAGGAGGTCGCCCGCTCCCTCGGCACGAGCGTCGCACTCAACCGGATCGTCGGTGTCGCCGCGATCACCCTGCTCGCCGGCGCGGCCACCGCGGCCTGCGGCCCGATCGCCTTCATCGGCCTCGCCGTACCCCACATCGCCCGCGCCTTCACCGGCCCGGACTACCGGTGGCTGCTGCCGTGCTCGGCGCTGGTCGGCGCCATCATGCTCATCACCTGCGACATCCTCGGCCGCGTCGCCGCGCGACCCGGCGAGCTGCAGGTCGGCATCGTGCTGGCGCTGGTGGGCTCGCCCTTCTTCATCGCTCTCGTACGCCGCCGGAAGCTGGTGACCCTGTGA
- a CDS encoding ABC transporter substrate-binding protein produces the protein MNRRLRMAPLAAAAAAATLALAACGASTDASEGEDTGSGFVHEDARGKTIEVEGTPKTVVAQASAAAALWDNGYRVAGVYGDLPEPPNYLTGDLDVSETKVLGKAFGEFNVEEYAAMNPDLLIDMTFDGKTLWYAGEVEKQVDKLAPTLAMQLTGLSVTEQIEAFHELAEDLGADPEIDEAKAEFEDAVARIEAAVKKNPDLTVLAVSSYGEEIYFANAPEHPDLAYLAELGVKFPEVTPDEQGIFEPVSLENISKYHADVLLVDARDTGGLDELKTKDIFKRLPAVAAGQQDLWYPAAPYSYQAYAEVLSGYADQLEAAQVLEQG, from the coding sequence GTGAACCGTCGCCTCCGCATGGCCCCACTCGCGGCCGCCGCAGCCGCCGCCACCCTTGCTCTCGCCGCGTGCGGTGCCTCCACCGACGCCTCCGAGGGGGAGGACACCGGATCCGGCTTCGTGCACGAGGACGCCCGCGGCAAGACGATCGAGGTCGAGGGCACCCCGAAGACCGTGGTCGCCCAGGCGAGCGCCGCCGCGGCGCTGTGGGACAACGGCTACCGGGTCGCCGGCGTCTACGGCGACCTGCCCGAGCCGCCGAACTACCTGACCGGCGACCTCGACGTCTCCGAGACGAAGGTCCTGGGCAAGGCCTTCGGCGAGTTCAACGTGGAGGAGTACGCCGCGATGAACCCCGACCTGCTGATCGACATGACCTTCGACGGCAAGACCCTCTGGTACGCCGGCGAGGTCGAGAAGCAGGTCGACAAGCTCGCTCCGACGCTCGCCATGCAGCTCACCGGGCTCTCGGTGACCGAGCAGATCGAGGCGTTCCACGAGCTGGCCGAGGATCTCGGCGCCGATCCGGAGATCGACGAGGCCAAGGCGGAGTTCGAGGACGCCGTCGCCCGGATCGAGGCGGCGGTGAAGAAGAACCCCGACCTCACCGTCCTCGCGGTGTCGAGCTACGGCGAGGAGATCTACTTCGCCAACGCGCCCGAGCACCCCGACCTCGCCTACCTCGCCGAGCTCGGTGTGAAGTTCCCCGAGGTGACCCCTGACGAGCAGGGCATCTTCGAGCCGGTCAGCCTGGAGAACATCAGCAAGTACCACGCCGACGTGCTCCTGGTCGATGCTCGCGACACCGGCGGCCTCGACGAGCTGAAGACGAAGGACATCTTCAAGCGCCTGCCCGCCGTCGCCGCCGGCCAGCAGGATCTCTGGTACCCCGCCGCGCCCTACAGCTACCAGGCCTACGCCGAGGTCCTCAGCGGCTACGCCGACCAGCTCGAGGCCGCCCAGGTCCTCGAGCAGGGCTGA
- a CDS encoding MarR family winged helix-turn-helix transcriptional regulator, producing the protein MEGNWLSPAERAAWVRLIAVLELLPGALDSQLRRDAGMTHFDYGVLAMLSEAPEQTLRMTELAGYTNATLPRLSNVVKRLADRGLIERLTCPGDRRATNVRLTEVGHQKMVASAPGHVDAVREYVFDALSPEQVDQLSEIAGNMLERLDPTGAKRPPLDPEAG; encoded by the coding sequence GTGGAGGGCAACTGGCTGTCGCCGGCGGAGCGGGCGGCATGGGTGCGCCTGATCGCCGTGCTCGAGCTGCTCCCGGGCGCTCTCGACTCCCAGCTGCGTCGCGACGCCGGGATGACCCACTTCGACTACGGGGTGCTGGCCATGCTCTCCGAGGCGCCCGAGCAGACCCTGCGGATGACCGAGCTGGCGGGCTACACCAACGCGACGCTGCCGCGGCTCTCCAACGTCGTCAAGCGCCTGGCCGACCGTGGCCTCATCGAGCGACTCACCTGTCCGGGCGACCGTCGGGCGACCAACGTACGTCTCACCGAGGTCGGCCACCAGAAGATGGTCGCCTCGGCTCCCGGTCACGTCGACGCGGTGCGGGAGTACGTCTTCGACGCGCTGAGTCCCGAGCAGGTCGACCAGCTCTCCGAGATCGCCGGGAACATGCTCGAGCGACTCGATCCGACCGGCGCGAAGAGGCCGCCGCTCGACCCCGAGGCGGGGTGA
- a CDS encoding ABC transporter substrate-binding protein, translating into MNATRKALAAGLAALSLLAVSACGSDSESGSTDEVEVFTWWAEGSEKAGLDALVKVFDEQNPDLKFVNGAVAGGAGSDAKNVLQSRLQNGEPPATFQAHAGAELTDYINAGQIEDLTDLYEEKGWNEQFPEGLLERLTQDGGIYSVPSNIHRANVMWANPAVLEKAGIEANKTYDSLDAWIADLKKIKAKGIIPLSIATDWTQVHLLETVLLADLGAEAYNGLWDGTTDWGGSEVEAALEDYSTLLSLTNTDRQGLDWPDATQLVIDGQAAYNVMGDWAEAAFQEQKKTLNTDYTAVPVPGTDGVFDFLADSFTMPVDGPNAAGTEAWLETIASDEGQVAFNKAKGSIPASTTADTADFGEYQQTAIKSWSEDEIVSSLAHGAATSVNWLTDVTAAVAKFGSNNDVAELQEGLVEAAEDNKPE; encoded by the coding sequence ATGAACGCAACGCGTAAGGCCCTGGCCGCCGGCCTGGCCGCCCTGAGCCTGCTGGCGGTCTCCGCTTGCGGGAGCGACAGCGAGAGCGGCAGCACCGATGAGGTGGAGGTCTTCACCTGGTGGGCCGAGGGTAGTGAGAAGGCCGGGCTCGACGCCCTGGTCAAGGTGTTCGACGAGCAGAACCCCGACCTGAAGTTCGTCAACGGGGCCGTCGCCGGTGGCGCCGGTAGCGACGCGAAGAACGTGCTTCAGTCCCGCCTGCAGAACGGTGAGCCCCCGGCCACCTTCCAGGCGCACGCGGGTGCTGAGCTGACCGACTACATCAACGCCGGCCAGATCGAGGACCTCACCGACCTCTACGAGGAGAAGGGCTGGAACGAGCAGTTCCCCGAGGGCCTCCTCGAGCGGCTCACCCAGGACGGCGGCATCTACTCCGTCCCCTCGAACATCCACCGCGCCAACGTGATGTGGGCCAACCCGGCAGTCCTGGAGAAGGCCGGCATCGAGGCCAACAAGACCTACGACTCGCTCGACGCCTGGATCGCCGACCTGAAGAAGATCAAGGCCAAGGGCATCATCCCGCTCTCGATCGCGACCGACTGGACCCAGGTCCACCTGCTCGAGACCGTGCTCCTCGCCGATCTGGGCGCCGAGGCGTACAACGGGCTCTGGGACGGCACGACCGACTGGGGCGGCAGCGAGGTCGAGGCCGCTCTCGAGGACTACAGCACGCTCCTCTCGCTGACCAACACCGACCGCCAGGGTCTCGACTGGCCGGACGCGACCCAGCTGGTCATCGACGGCCAGGCCGCGTACAACGTGATGGGTGACTGGGCTGAGGCGGCCTTCCAGGAGCAGAAGAAGACGCTCAACACCGACTACACCGCGGTCCCGGTCCCGGGCACCGACGGCGTCTTCGACTTCCTCGCGGACTCGTTCACGATGCCCGTCGACGGCCCGAACGCCGCCGGCACCGAGGCCTGGCTCGAGACCATCGCCAGCGACGAGGGCCAGGTCGCCTTCAACAAGGCGAAGGGCTCGATCCCGGCCAGCACCACGGCCGACACCGCCGACTTCGGTGAGTACCAGCAGACCGCGATCAAGTCGTGGAGCGAGGACGAGATCGTCTCCTCGCTCGCCCACGGTGCCGCGACCTCGGTCAACTGGCTGACCGACGTCACCGCCGCGGTCGCGAAGTTCGGCAGCAACAACGACGTCGCCGAGCTCCAGGAGGGCCTCGTCGAGGCCGCCGAGGACAACAAGCCCGAGTAA
- a CDS encoding dioxygenase family protein: MTTAPESTTAAADARLPETHPFAQHLRAVEAREAADPHRVWTPADGPLPSLYLSHGGGPLPLQSPEWLDPLHAWARSLPRPKAILVISAHWESAPLSISATRPDELVYDFGGFDPIYHSVRYDTPDASELARTTAALMPDTETAHQHTRRGLDHGAWVPLKIMYPAADIPVVQLSLPTEDPDRLLALGERLRPLREEGVLVVGSGHMTHGLPFITREMMTENKPAGWSSDFDSWAAEALDRGDVAELARFRTAAPGMPYAHPTVEHFTPLFVTLGAATDPTAPVTTTLDGYGLGLSRRSFQAA; encoded by the coding sequence ATGACCACCGCACCCGAGAGCACGACCGCCGCCGCGGACGCCCGCCTCCCCGAGACGCATCCGTTCGCCCAGCACCTGCGCGCGGTCGAGGCTCGCGAGGCGGCCGACCCGCATCGTGTCTGGACGCCGGCGGACGGGCCGCTGCCGAGCCTCTATCTGTCCCACGGCGGCGGCCCGCTGCCGCTGCAGAGTCCCGAGTGGCTCGACCCGCTGCACGCCTGGGCCCGCTCGCTGCCGCGACCGAAGGCGATCCTGGTGATCTCCGCGCACTGGGAGTCGGCGCCGCTCTCGATCAGCGCGACCCGCCCCGACGAGCTGGTCTACGACTTCGGCGGCTTCGACCCGATCTACCACTCGGTGCGCTACGACACCCCGGACGCGAGCGAGCTCGCTCGCACCACCGCGGCGCTGATGCCCGACACCGAGACCGCCCATCAGCACACCCGTCGCGGCCTGGACCACGGCGCCTGGGTGCCGCTGAAGATCATGTACCCGGCCGCCGACATCCCGGTCGTGCAGCTCTCGCTGCCCACCGAGGACCCGGACAGGCTGCTCGCCCTCGGCGAGCGCCTGCGGCCGCTGCGCGAGGAGGGCGTGCTCGTGGTCGGCTCGGGCCACATGACCCACGGGCTCCCGTTCATCACCCGCGAGATGATGACCGAGAACAAGCCCGCCGGCTGGTCCTCCGACTTCGACTCCTGGGCCGCCGAGGCCCTGGACCGCGGCGACGTCGCCGAGCTGGCCCGGTTCCGCACCGCCGCCCCCGGGATGCCGTACGCCCACCCGACCGTCGAGCACTTCACCCCACTCTTCGTCACCCTGGGCGCGGCCACGGACCCGACGGCCCCGGTCACCACGACCCTGGACGGCTACGGCCTCGGGCTCTCGCGGCGCTCGTTCCAGGCGGCCTGA
- a CDS encoding carbohydrate ABC transporter permease, giving the protein MTTDAIPAAVASRIPGERSRGIWRTVKYVLLIVFALVILLPAYVLFVTSFKGLGDATPANAWKLPESWETAGWSRAWEQLGPALGRTFAMVIPASIISSVLGSMNGFVLSKWRFPGADVVFTLILFGMFIPYQAVMVPLVQLMGNLGVPNGVPSLIVLHVVYGLPITTLIFRNYYAAVPVELVEAARVDGAGMLRTYASIILPISAPAFVVVLMWQFTSAWNDYLFALFFSTSRNGPVTIALNFLASGQLQDYSASMAGALIASVPTLIIYILLGRYFVGGLMAGSVKG; this is encoded by the coding sequence ATGACCACCGATGCCATCCCGGCAGCCGTCGCGAGCAGGATCCCGGGCGAGCGCTCGCGCGGAATCTGGCGCACCGTCAAGTATGTCCTGCTGATCGTCTTCGCCCTGGTCATCCTGCTCCCGGCGTACGTCCTGTTCGTGACCAGCTTCAAGGGGCTCGGCGACGCGACGCCCGCCAACGCCTGGAAGCTTCCCGAGTCCTGGGAGACGGCCGGCTGGTCGCGTGCCTGGGAGCAGCTCGGGCCGGCGCTGGGGCGCACCTTCGCGATGGTCATCCCGGCCTCGATCATCTCCTCGGTGCTCGGGTCGATGAACGGGTTCGTGCTCTCCAAGTGGCGCTTCCCGGGCGCCGACGTGGTGTTCACGCTGATCCTGTTCGGGATGTTCATCCCCTACCAGGCGGTGATGGTGCCGCTGGTCCAGCTGATGGGCAACCTCGGTGTCCCGAACGGCGTGCCGAGCCTGATCGTGCTGCACGTGGTCTACGGCCTGCCGATCACCACGCTGATCTTCCGCAACTACTACGCCGCTGTCCCGGTCGAGCTCGTCGAGGCCGCTCGGGTCGACGGCGCCGGCATGCTCCGGACGTACGCCTCGATCATCCTGCCGATCTCGGCGCCGGCGTTCGTGGTGGTGCTGATGTGGCAGTTCACCTCCGCCTGGAACGACTACCTGTTCGCGCTGTTCTTCTCGACCTCGCGCAACGGGCCGGTCACGATCGCGCTCAACTTCCTGGCGAGCGGTCAGCTGCAGGACTACTCCGCCAGCATGGCGGGTGCACTGATCGCGTCCGTCCCGACGCTGATCATCTACATCCTGCTCGGCCGCTACTTCGTCGGTGGCCTGATGGCAGGCTCGGTCAAGGGATGA
- a CDS encoding AGE family epimerase/isomerase, whose translation MIDPDGECRRLAGFARASAASPAGFWWLDESGRPDPAEPVHTWITARMTHVFALAHLRGDLPGDTAVELAEHGVRALNGALCDAEFGGWFASVSGEGEPVGTLKEAYAHAFVVLAASSGVAAGVPGADALLDEALGVMQQHFLDDSGRVVDSLERDLRTGEAYRGANSSMHTVEAFLAAGDVTGDTAWHRRALAIAEHLIHGVARAHGYDLPEHFDLNWSPLLDYNADRPGDPFRPFGCTPGHLLEWSRLLLHLEATVPDAPAWLVEDARALFERAVEVGWSADGETGFVYTTSWDGTPVTRLRLHWVAAEALAAAGALHTRTGEAVYAQWGERFETYIETHLVDRELGSWHHELDEHNRPSHVIWHGKPDVYHAYQALLLARMPLAPVLSVQLRDEAQAAWNERRESPRP comes from the coding sequence ATGATCGATCCGGATGGCGAGTGCCGCCGGCTGGCCGGGTTCGCCCGGGCGTCGGCGGCCTCGCCCGCCGGGTTCTGGTGGCTGGACGAGTCCGGCCGCCCGGACCCGGCCGAGCCGGTGCACACCTGGATCACCGCCCGGATGACCCATGTCTTCGCGCTCGCTCACCTGCGAGGGGATCTCCCGGGCGACACGGCGGTCGAGCTCGCCGAGCACGGCGTCCGCGCGCTGAACGGCGCGCTGTGCGACGCCGAGTTCGGCGGCTGGTTCGCCTCGGTGTCGGGGGAGGGAGAGCCGGTCGGCACCCTCAAGGAGGCCTACGCCCATGCCTTCGTCGTCCTGGCCGCGAGCAGCGGTGTCGCGGCCGGGGTGCCGGGCGCGGACGCGCTGCTCGACGAGGCGCTGGGCGTGATGCAGCAGCACTTCCTCGACGACTCCGGCCGGGTGGTCGACAGCCTCGAGCGCGACCTGCGTACGGGGGAGGCCTACCGTGGGGCCAACTCGAGCATGCACACCGTCGAGGCGTTCCTGGCCGCGGGCGACGTCACCGGCGACACCGCCTGGCACCGGCGCGCGCTGGCGATCGCCGAGCACCTGATCCACGGCGTCGCCCGCGCGCACGGCTACGACCTGCCCGAGCACTTCGACCTGAACTGGTCGCCCCTGCTCGACTACAACGCGGACCGTCCCGGCGACCCGTTCCGCCCCTTCGGCTGCACCCCGGGACATCTGCTGGAGTGGTCGCGGCTGCTGCTGCACCTCGAGGCGACCGTGCCGGACGCGCCGGCGTGGCTGGTCGAGGACGCCCGGGCGCTCTTCGAGCGCGCGGTCGAGGTCGGCTGGTCCGCCGACGGCGAGACCGGCTTCGTCTACACCACCTCGTGGGACGGCACCCCGGTCACCCGGCTGCGGCTGCACTGGGTGGCCGCGGAGGCGCTGGCCGCGGCCGGCGCGCTGCACACCCGCACCGGCGAGGCCGTCTATGCGCAGTGGGGTGAGCGGTTCGAGACCTACATCGAGACCCACCTCGTCGACCGCGAGCTCGGCAGCTGGCACCACGAGCTGGACGAGCACAACCGTCCCTCGCACGTGATCTGGCACGGCAAGCCCGACGTCTACCACGCCTACCAGGCCCTGCTGCTCGCCCGGATGCCGCTGGCCCCGGTGCTGTCGGTGCAGCTGCGCGACGAGGCTCAGGCCGCCTGGAACGAGCGCCGCGAGAGCCCGAGGCCGTAG
- a CDS encoding FecCD family ABC transporter permease, protein MTTTLVPGRPRFGRGPLTLVWRPRLVAVDLGLLALVFLLVCLNVGQGDYPISLPDAAAVILGGGTDAEHFIVWDLRLPRSVVGLLVGAGFGMSGAIWQSITRNPLASPDLLGITAGASAGAVAVIVLGGTAFLGGTIGVPAAAMAGGLLTGMVIYLLAWRRGIEGFRLVLIGVAVNGILLALTNWMLVVGEIWDAQEATVWLNGSLNGRGWSDALPAAIALGAIGAVALASTFQLSALKLGDDTARALGVRVQLSQSVLLIASVLLAAMCVTAAGPIGFIAFVAPQVALRVARTAGPPLLASALTGAALVVGSDYVARVLLPVELPVGIVTTAIGGPFLMYLIIRTNRRLSR, encoded by the coding sequence GTGACGACGACACTCGTGCCCGGGCGCCCGCGCTTCGGGCGTGGCCCGCTGACGCTGGTCTGGCGGCCGCGCCTGGTCGCGGTCGACCTGGGCCTGCTGGCGCTGGTCTTCCTGCTGGTGTGCCTCAACGTCGGCCAGGGGGACTACCCGATCAGCCTGCCCGACGCGGCCGCGGTGATCCTCGGCGGTGGGACCGACGCCGAGCACTTCATCGTCTGGGACCTGCGCCTGCCACGCTCCGTGGTCGGCCTCCTGGTCGGTGCCGGCTTCGGCATGTCCGGGGCGATCTGGCAGTCGATCACCCGCAACCCGCTCGCCAGTCCCGACCTGCTCGGTATCACCGCGGGCGCCAGCGCCGGCGCGGTCGCCGTGATCGTCCTCGGTGGCACCGCCTTCCTGGGCGGCACCATCGGGGTGCCGGCGGCGGCGATGGCGGGCGGCCTGCTCACCGGGATGGTGATCTACCTGCTCGCCTGGCGGCGGGGGATCGAGGGCTTCCGGCTCGTGCTGATCGGGGTGGCGGTCAACGGCATCCTCCTGGCGCTGACCAACTGGATGCTCGTCGTCGGCGAGATCTGGGACGCCCAGGAGGCGACGGTCTGGCTCAACGGGTCGCTCAACGGCCGGGGCTGGAGCGATGCGCTTCCCGCCGCGATCGCTCTCGGCGCCATCGGCGCGGTCGCCCTGGCCTCGACCTTCCAGCTCTCCGCGCTCAAGCTGGGCGACGACACCGCTCGTGCGCTCGGGGTGCGGGTGCAGCTGAGCCAGTCCGTGCTGCTGATCGCCTCGGTCCTGCTGGCCGCCATGTGCGTCACCGCGGCGGGCCCGATCGGGTTCATCGCCTTCGTCGCGCCCCAGGTCGCGCTCCGCGTCGCCCGCACCGCCGGGCCGCCGCTGCTCGCCTCGGCGCTCACCGGCGCCGCTCTCGTCGTCGGCAGTGACTACGTCGCGCGCGTGCTGCTGCCCGTCGAGCTCCCGGTCGGGATCGTCACCACCGCCATCGGAGGCCCCTTCCTGATGTATCTGATCATCCGCACCAACCGGAGGCTGTCGCGATGA